ATCATTCTGAAAAAACGAAAAAGAATCTCGTGACGAGATTGAATCGGATAGAAGGACAAATTCGCGGGATCAAAGGCCTGATTGAAAGAGATACGTATTGTGATGATGTCATCACACAAATTTCCGCAACACAGGCAGCTTTGAACAGCGTGGCAAAACTCCTCCTTGAAGGGCATATGAAATCATGCATCGTCGAACGAATTCATGATGGCGACAATGAAGTAATTGATGAGCTTTTGACAACGATTGAGAAGTTGATGAAAAAATAAAAGGTTGTTTTGTTTTTCATTTAACTTAATGTTCTGTATAATGACACTAACTTAATACATTCCTTCGGGGTCGGGTGAAATTCCCAACCGGCGGTGATGAAGCCATGCTTCTTAGTCCGTGACCCGGTTAACATTTGTTAAACGGTGGATCTGGTGAAACTCCAGGGCCGACAGTTAAAGTCTGGATGGGAGAAGGAAAAAAACGAGGATTAAAAGAATGGGATAAGTATGCCCTTTTTTAACCCTCTAATTAGCCATTGCCTTTTTTAGGACCCCGAAGCAATCTTGTTTCGGGGTCTTTTTATTTTTTCGTAAAAACCCGAAGGGAAACTACTATTTTAAGGAAGGAGGAAGCAGGATGAACGACCGGGACTATATGGCACTAGCCATCAATCTGGCCAGTGCGACTGAAGGTCAAACCTCACCTAATCCGCAGGTTGGCGCTGTTCTTGTAAAAGACGGTCAGATCATTGGCATGGGTGCCCATTTGAAGGCGGGTGAGCCGCATGCTGAGGTCCACGCGATTCGAATGGCAGGTGAAAAGGCCGAAGGCGCCATACTGTATGTGACCCTCGAGCCATGCAGCCATTTCGGAAAAACGCCGCCATGTTCGAATTTGGTTATAGAGTCAGGCATCAAGAGAGTATTTGTCGCTTCGGTCGATCCGAATCCGCTTGTTGGCGGAGCAGGGGTGAAAAAGATGCTGGAGGCAGGCATAGATGTCCAAGTTGGATTAATGGAGGAAGAAGCCTCTGCTCTTAATAAAGTATTTTTCCATTACATAAGCACGGGGCTCCCATATGTGACCTTGAAGTCTGCGACCAGCCTTGACGGCAAAATCGCAACTGTTACCGGGGAAAGTAAATGGATAACCGGGGCAGAAGCAAGAAAGGATGTCCATCAATTTCGCCATGTACATGATGCCATTTTGGTTGGTGTTAATACTGTCATTAGAGACAATCCAAGTCTGACGACAAGACTGGAAACTGGCGGAAAAAACCCAATACGGGTGATTCTGGATTCTAACCTCAGGACACCTTTGGAATCGGGAATTGTCAATGACCAGGCTGCTGAGACAATTATTGTGACAGGTGCAAACGC
This DNA window, taken from Mesobacillus boroniphilus, encodes the following:
- a CDS encoding metal-sensitive transcriptional regulator; amino-acid sequence: MDILEPEVNPSDCGDNCCSSERKSHHSEKTKKNLVTRLNRIEGQIRGIKGLIERDTYCDDVITQISATQAALNSVAKLLLEGHMKSCIVERIHDGDNEVIDELLTTIEKLMKK
- the ribD gene encoding bifunctional diaminohydroxyphosphoribosylaminopyrimidine deaminase/5-amino-6-(5-phosphoribosylamino)uracil reductase RibD, with translation MNDRDYMALAINLASATEGQTSPNPQVGAVLVKDGQIIGMGAHLKAGEPHAEVHAIRMAGEKAEGAILYVTLEPCSHFGKTPPCSNLVIESGIKRVFVASVDPNPLVGGAGVKKMLEAGIDVQVGLMEEEASALNKVFFHYISTGLPYVTLKSATSLDGKIATVTGESKWITGAEARKDVHQFRHVHDAILVGVNTVIRDNPSLTTRLETGGKNPIRVILDSNLRTPLESGIVNDQAAETIIVTGANAKPESEEQFTELGIEIIKLETDKVGIKDMLKKLGERGITSVYVEGGAEVHGSFLKEKAFQQVITYIAPKLLGGKNAPAAYGGEGIAQLEDTVSLEIIDVKQIGRDIRIISEPV